The Onychomys torridus chromosome 23, mOncTor1.1, whole genome shotgun sequence genome segment CCTGGAGACCCATGGACTCACTCTCCTCTGTTTCTTACTCTTGGTCCCACAGCTGCATctgaggatgaggaggtgtggctaGCTTTGAAGTATCGTCTTCAGCAGGCGTCCTAGCTCATCGGCTCCACGCTCCGCAGGTAAGGCTGTGAATCTCCCACTCCTACACTCCCAGCTCCTTGCCTCAAGGACCCCTCTACAGAGACCCTCTACCTGCCTCCTACAGCTGTCTACTCAGTGACCTTTatccttcctgcttctgctaAAGCCACACTACAGGAAGCAGGTGGGAGCATCAGAGCACAAATCTGGATCCCCAGGGTCACATGCTGGTGCTCACTGCTGCCCTATGGACGCCTGTGCAGGTTGGGGTCCTCCTGAGCTGCCCTTGCCTCCTGGGATGGTGAGGTGGAGAGTCCGAATGTTTTCCAGGGCAGGTGTGGCCACAGCTCTCTGCCCTGACCACCTTGGGAAGAGCCTATGGTCTCTACCCATCTTACAAAGGATGTGGTCAGAGAGACGAGTCCCAGGAAGTGCCGTCAGGTCTGCCCGGGCCAGGTTAACTACCACCCTCACCTGCTGGCCGCTCTGAGCATAGTAAAGGGTGCAGGTGCTTGACTGGCCATCCAGCCCTCACCTGAGCAGCTTCTGAGTCCAGGCTCAGCTTGGGCCTTTGCTCTCACTGCAGCCCCAGGCTGCTCTCACCCGGCCTCTTTGTTCCACCCCACGGTCCTACCTCTCCAGCCAGCTAAGGGGCCTTAGGCCAGGGCTGAGCTGTCTGTGCCTTAGCATTTTGGCCTTCTGGAGACCTGCAGCTTCTGCTCAGAGGGCAGAGCCTGAAGGTTGTGACTCACCCCACTTTGTCTGCTTTCACTCAGCTCTCTGCTCCTCAGACtgcctctccccagcctcctaaCATCCAGCTGTCCACTTGTACTGTACACCCCAGGTGCCCAGGGTTTTCTTACTAGGAAGTACTGGAGGCACTGTTTTATGGAACAGTTCATTTTATTGTGTCTCTTCAAGAACTGGTGGCCCCAAGGGTGGAAATACTCTTTGTTCAGTATCTATGTGCAGCCTGAGATGGACGGGGTGGAGGCCAAAGGCTGCTTTGGGCTGCTTGCGGAGACTTCCTTTCATGGAAAGAGCATGGGGGCAAGCCAACGCCTGGAAAGCTAAGTGACTTGGGTCCCCATAAGGGGTGATGGTGTGAAGGAGAGTCTAGGGCAACCCTGGGCCTCCGCCTCTTGAGTACCATTCAGAGACAGCCAGTAGAGAAGCAGAAGCCCTGGGCCAAGTTATAAAGCCTAGAGTGTTCTCTCAGAGGTGGCTGCTAAAGCTAAACTGGTGTCTCAACATCTGATAAGAGAACTACCAAATTGGAGCACAAAAACCAGCAGAGACCCCGGGGGTGAGGGGCATGGGGAACACGGGATAGATAGGGCAAAGGAATCCAcgagtgggagtgtgtgtgtgaaaggaacCAGTGGTGGAACCCTGAGGGGGAGCCCAGTGGGGAACTGGACCGTCAGGATGTCACCATGGCGGTCACTACTAATAGCAGTGTGCTGAACAGCAGCTGCAGGGACAGCAAGACAGTGGCCTGGCCGACTGCGCTGTTTGTGACTTCAGTCTGCTTCTGGCCCCTGGTGGTGGTGCTCTGGCCCCTGGTGGTGGTGCTCTGGCCCCTGGTGGTGGTGCTCTGGCCCCTGGTGGTGGTGCTCTGGCCCCTGGTGGTGGTGCTCTGGCCCCTGGTGGTGGTGCTCTGGCTCCTGGTGGTGGTGCTCTGGCCCGGGGTGGTTGCGCCGCTCTGGCCGGCAGGGGGCGCCAGGCCGCAGTCGGTGTAGGGCTCCAGGCAGCCTGCAAAGGCCATGACGTGCGCGATGTAGTTTTGCTCCTGTACTCCGTGCACCAGGTGTGCCTGCGGGCCACGCGCGAAAATCGCCACGTCCTCCCCGCCGTGGGTCTCCGAGGACAGCGGCACAGCCGCCTGCTGCCGGTACGAGGGCTTACCTACAGAAGACAGGGTGTTCAGGGGGAGCCGCGTCTGTTTGCAGCCCCAGTTAGGCAACGCTAAGGCACTTACCACTCTCAGTACTGTTGACATTGGGCCGGGCTCCAGAATCAAGCACGTAGCCCGGGCCGTTACCATAGAGAATGGAGGTGTAGGATTTGCCGTCTTCAGCGTTGAGTGGGGCCAGACCTGCATGGAGGAAGTGAGACACCTTGTCCTCATCCTGACAACCGTTTTTAGAGTGTGGGTAGTGAGCTCATTTTGCCTGCTCGGTGGTTAACTTGTTACCGATCCCCGCAAGGCAGGGGATGCTCCGTGTGCCATTTTGACAGGTGAGGAGACTGTCCCCATGTACTTGAGACAACACTGCCTGACACTGTCCCCAGCCTACCGAAGATGGAGGTCCCCCGAAGTGTGTAGCCACCAAAGGAGAAGACGTGGGAGTGGTCAGCGGTGACAAGGATCATCGTGTCCTGCTCATTGGTGAGCTTGTCTGCTTTATCAATGGCCGAGTCGAACATGACGGCCTCAGTCAATGCCAGGTAGGCCGTGCCCGCATGATGGCCTTGGTCAATACGACCCCCTGCAGGAAGCGAGTGATGGGAGAGATGCTTGAGTTTGCTCTGGACACTGGCCCCACTTCTTTCCCTGCCAGGCCCAACCACTCACCTTCCACAAAGAGGTAGAAGCCTTGGGGGTTCCTGCTCAGCATGCGCACGGCCACCTCTGTCATCTCCGCCAGGGAGGGGTCTTGGGTAGGGTCTCGGTAGATGTCATATTTCATTTCTGCTGGTTCAAAGAGGCCTGAGAAGCACAGGAATCCATGGTGACCACTAAGCTGGGGAGTGGGTAGGGGctcatggcacacatacacactctaaTGGAGGCCCACTGAGTGCAGGGAGGGCAAGGCCATTACCCATGAGGTGAGTCACTGTGGAGTCCTGGGACGCCTGAAGGAGCTCTGTGCGGTTCCAAACATACCGGGCCCCCTGCGGGGACACAGCCAGTCTTAGCACATAGACCTGAGAAGCACAGTCCTACCCTGGAACCCACATCACCTGGTGCTTCATCAGCCACGCCTGTACGAGGTCCTGTCCATCCAGCCTGGTTCCATTTTGGGCAGCGTCATCCGGGTATTCAAGGTCTGGCGTCCCCTTGGGAAACATGGACTTACGGCCTCCACCGAGAATCACCTTTGGTCAGAGGGTCAACACAGGTAGACTTGGGGCTTTGTGggcccccaccccctcctgaCAGACAGCTCCTGTGTCCCCAACATGTCTGTGAGATATGCCTCTCCTGGGCTTCCCACACCCCCTTACATGTACTCCAGGGAACCTGGAGTTCAGGATGTTTATGCCTGGGACTATGGCCAGTCCAAGGTTCATCCCTCGGTCCAGCCCTCCCCCTGGTTCTCGGAGCTCACATCAATGTCCATGTTGGAAACAAGTTGTGTGGCAATGTCCTTGCAGCCCTCCTGCAGCGCAGAAGGAGGCATTTCTGCATCTGAGTACCAATTCCGGTTCACCGTGTGCGCGTACGTGCCAGCTGGAGAGGCGTGCTGCACCCTGGTGGTGGTCACCACTCCCACAGACTTTCCTGCAGATTATAGAAGGTCACCCAGTGATCCAGGCCTGCCCTAGCTCCCAAGCCCAGCACCAACCCACCTGCTTGTTTGGCACGATACATCACTGAGACGACCTCGTTGCCAAATGTGGTGTTGCACTGGTCAACTCGGGCCGCTGCGCTCACACCAATGGTCTTGTAGTTGCCCTTGACTCCACAGAGATAGGCGGTGGCTGTGCCTGCACTGTCTGGGACCTGTCTGTCCACGTTGTATGTCTGGGGACAGAGACACTCTCAGCTGTGTCCTACTGGTAGACACCAGTCCTTGCTTGCTTCCTGAGACATGTTCACTATCCTGGTTACCAACTTGGACCCCAGATGTTCTGggttctccctcctccagccatACTCAGTCCCCCCAGACCCATCCCAGATGTATCCCAGTACTCACCTTGGACAGAGCCATGTATGGGAAGCGGTCCATGGCTAGGGGTGTCTCAGGTCCTAGATGGCCTTCCATCTGTCCCTTTAGGATCCTGGTAGCTGTCACTGTGGGCACCCCCATCCCTGAAGGAGCAAAACCTGATCAGACCTGAGCTCCCAGACCTTCCTGGATCCATCAGTGGCCTTGGGTACCTGGAGAGCAAGGGACCCAGGGTAGCCAGGCCTTGAACACTCACCGTCCCCCAGGAAGATGATGAGGTTCTTGGCTGATGTCTGAATGGGCTGCAGCTTCTTGGCAGCATTCAGGGCCTCGGCTGCCTTTTGGTTCCAGAAGGctggcttctcctcctccactgGTCAAGAGAAAGTAGACCCAGGTTAGTCCAAGTGGGGGTGGTAGTCCTTCTGTCGGAGTCAGAAAGGAACCTCTTACCTGGGATGACACCAAAGGAGAGTTGTATCCTGAGACCCAACAAGAACCATAGCAGCACCTGGTCTCCCTGCATGGCTGGGGCTACGGGGAAGTTGCCCAGCTAGAGAACCAAGGTACCAGCTACCTCTTAGCCTGCCTGGACTCAAGTCAGAGAAGGACTTTGTCCCTGGCAGTAAAGGGTCCACGTCCCTCCCCTAGAAGCAAAGTCACCCTAGCCCCACCCTTGGCCTGTGAACTGAAGTCTGGTTATTAGGGTGTGGCTGGGCCAGCGGTCCTGTGTCTCCCCCAGGCTGGATGGGAGGCTAGGGGGAGATCCTGGATGAGACACTTGTGCTGTGTGCTGCTGGGGCCACCCTCTACTCATGAATGTCTTATTAGGGATTCCTCATGGTATCTGAGAACCAGCTGGAGCTAGGCTCTGCTCTGGGTGCTCAAAGTAGGTGGGAGTCCAAGCCCCCAGCCTAGgccaggacctgggtttggtcctctgGATCAATACCCACTGATAAGCACAGAGAGAGGCCTGAATACCCTACCCTACAGCTGTCTTCTCACTAACCTGCTTGAGGCAGCTGGCACATTCAGGATCTGGTCCCAAAGTGACTGCTAGGTGGGATAAATAGTGCTTGCTGATGGGACTGCCCAGCATGTCTTCAGTTGGTGGTGGTGTGCTGGGCCTGCCCTGTAGACCTCACAGTGTGTGTCTTTCATGTGCATTCAACCTGGGGTTGGAGCAGCAGGCTGGGGTGGGACTGCTGTCTTGGGCCAGATGTGGCATTGACTGGATATTTCTGAGTGGCCCTCAAGCTTGTGTAGGTACAACTGACCCCTGTTCCCTCAGGCAGGTAGATGGGGCCCAAGGGTGAGTCTATTATCTGCGGGTCCTGGACACACCCAAATAGCCTCTGatagggagtcagaggcaggttcAAAAGTATTTCTGCAATTTAGCAATCCCACTTCTGAGTATGTAGTCAAAGAAATTAAAGCAGGGCTCCACAAGCAGTCTGTGGTAGCCCATTTCCACAATCCCAGCTCGGGGTCAAAAACAGGATTgaatttgaggatagcctgggctactttgGGAGAGCTTGttccaaataaacaacaaaattaaaaagtgtcACTGTGACATAGAGGTGGAGAGGGgctcctagaggtaagaggtcaCGGGGGAGGGGTGTGGAAGAAGGGAGGCGAGAACCAGTAAGATAAACGTGGTTTGAAAACAGGCCATATTAAGACCTTGTTGCAAACTAATAAAAATCTGAGAACAGGGtaagtggggctggaaagatggcttagaggtaAAGAGTTtttcctgttcttgcagagggcccaagtttgTTTTCTAGAACCCGGGTCAGGTAACTCACaacttcctataactccagcactaaGGGAACATAATGCCTCTGGTGTCCACAAGACGCCTAAGTTCAtttgcacacaccacacacagaaacagacacattcatatacacataattagaaataaaataggaTGCTAAaatgtagatagatgatagatagatagatagatagatagatagataaaagcaGGGGCTCAGACAAATGGACTTCTGTCCTAAAATCAGTAGCCACATTACTCACGGAAGCCAAGGAGAAGCCTGTGCTGTGGTCTGGTTGACGTGTGTCCATAAAGGCTCAGGTTGCAAGTTCAGTCCTGAGTGTGTAGCTGTGCTGGAGGGTGGtagaatttttttatataaattttattcattttacatcctggctgccatttcccctccctcctctcctcccagtgccTCTCCCCAgtccttctctgcctccacctcccaatccactcctctgtttctgtttaggaatgGATAAGTATGTCTCCCATGAACATCCACAAAACATGGTGTATCAAGTTggagtaagactaagcacctgcGCTACCCAGTataaggagtagggtcccaaaagccagtaaaagacacagagacagcccccactcccccaccctccaccctgctcccactgtcaggagtcccaagagggacaagaggaccaagctacacaaccgtaacatatatgcagagtgcctaggtcagtcccacaaGGCTCTCAGGTTCAAtctctgaatttttgttttgctttgttttttggtttttcgagacagggtttctctgtgtagctttgctcctttcctggaacccactctgtagaccaggctggcctcaaactcacagagatctgcctggctctgcctcccgagtgctgggattaaaggagtgcaccaccaccgcccggcttttgttttgttttgtttttca includes the following:
- the LOC118573300 gene encoding intestinal-type alkaline phosphatase 1-like isoform X2, which gives rise to MQGDQVLLWFLLGLRIQLSFGVIPVEEEKPAFWNQKAAEALNAAKKLQPIQTSAKNLIIFLGDGMGVPTVTATRILKGQMEGHLGPETPLAMDRFPYMALSKTYNVDRQVPDSAGTATAYLCGVKGNYKTIGVSAAARVDQCNTTFGNEVVSVMYRAKQAGKSVGVVTTTRVQHASPAGTYAHTVNRNWYSDAEMPPSALQEGCKDIATQLVSNMDIDVILGGGRKSMFPKGTPDLEYPDDAAQNGTRLDGQDLVQAWLMKHQGARYVWNRTELLQASQDSTVTHLMGLFEPAEMKYDIYRDPTQDPSLAEMTEVAVRMLSRNPQGFYLFVEGGRIDQGHHAGTAYLALTEAVMFDSAIDKADKLTNEQDTMILVTADHSHVFSFGGYTLRGTSIFGLAPLNAEDGKSYTSILYGNGPGYVLDSGARPNVNSTESGKPSYRQQAAVPLSSETHGGEDVAIFARGPQAHLVHGVQEQNYIAHVMAFAGCLEPYTDCGLAPPAGQSGATTPVTNSAVGQATVLLSLQLLFSTLLLVVTAMVTS
- the LOC118573300 gene encoding intestinal-type alkaline phosphatase 1-like isoform X1, with amino-acid sequence MQGDQVLLWFLLGLRIQLSFGVIPVEEEKPAFWNQKAAEALNAAKKLQPIQTSAKNLIIFLGDGMGVPTVTATRILKGQMEGHLGPETPLAMDRFPYMALSKTYNVDRQVPDSAGTATAYLCGVKGNYKTIGVSAAARVDQCNTTFGNEVVSVMYRAKQAGKSVGVVTTTRVQHASPAGTYAHTVNRNWYSDAEMPPSALQEGCKDIATQLVSNMDIDVILGGGRKSMFPKGTPDLEYPDDAAQNGTRLDGQDLVQAWLMKHQGARYVWNRTELLQASQDSTVTHLMGLFEPAEMKYDIYRDPTQDPSLAEMTEVAVRMLSRNPQGFYLFVEGGRIDQGHHAGTAYLALTEAVMFDSAIDKADKLTNEQDTMILVTADHSHVFSFGGYTLRGTSIFGLAPLNAEDGKSYTSILYGNGPGYVLDSGARPNVNSTESGKPSYRQQAAVPLSSETHGGEDVAIFARGPQAHLVHGVQEQNYIAHVMAFAGCLEPYTDCGLAPPAGQSGATTPGQSTTTRSQSTTTRVTNSAVGQATVLLSLQLLFSTLLLVVTAMVTS